A stretch of Myceligenerans xiligouense DNA encodes these proteins:
- a CDS encoding branched-chain amino acid ABC transporter permease — translation MNLLPFVVAGLVIGSVYALSGVGVLVLYRTTGVLNFAHGAVGGVAAMIVWQTVELRMQPSVAIALGIAAGAAIAFVFGLVAGPYLARVDQLRKAMATLGLALALLGLMLFLWNDKARTIRLESSRISFDVAGARVNVTQLVCLGLALLVVVGTLLALRHTSMGTSMRALASDRELASVVGTDVRLVENTAWAISGAVAGVSGILLADQTRLEPAFLTFLIIPELAAVVIGRFVSLWLTLVGGLAVGVGQSLVSAWPTVGAFSTAVPFVVATIVILAAARRRVVTIGVVRT, via the coding sequence GTGAACCTGCTTCCCTTCGTCGTCGCCGGGCTCGTCATCGGTTCGGTCTACGCCCTGTCCGGGGTCGGCGTCCTCGTGCTGTACCGCACGACGGGCGTGCTGAACTTCGCGCACGGCGCCGTAGGCGGTGTGGCCGCCATGATCGTGTGGCAGACGGTCGAGCTGCGGATGCAGCCCTCGGTCGCGATCGCCCTGGGCATCGCGGCCGGGGCGGCCATCGCCTTCGTCTTCGGGCTGGTCGCAGGGCCATACCTGGCCCGGGTCGACCAGCTCCGCAAGGCGATGGCGACGCTCGGGCTCGCCCTCGCCCTGCTCGGCCTGATGCTGTTCCTCTGGAACGACAAGGCCCGGACGATCCGGCTGGAGTCGAGCCGCATCTCGTTCGACGTCGCCGGGGCGCGGGTCAACGTCACCCAGCTCGTCTGCCTCGGCCTCGCGCTGCTCGTCGTCGTCGGCACGCTGCTCGCGCTGCGCCACACGTCGATGGGAACGTCGATGCGGGCGCTCGCGAGCGACCGCGAACTCGCGTCGGTCGTCGGTACCGACGTGCGGCTCGTGGAGAACACGGCCTGGGCGATCTCGGGTGCGGTCGCCGGCGTCTCCGGCATCCTGCTCGCCGACCAGACTCGGCTCGAGCCCGCCTTCCTCACCTTTCTCATCATCCCGGAGCTCGCTGCCGTCGTCATCGGTCGTTTCGTCTCGCTCTGGCTCACCCTCGTCGGCGGCCTCGCCGTCGGCGTCGGTCAGTCGCTCGTCTCCGCCTGGCCGACGGTCGGCGCCTTCAGCACCGCCGTGCCGTTCGTCGTCGCGACGATCGTCATCCTCGCCGCCGCGCGGCGGCGGGTCGTCACGATAGGGGTGGTCCGCACATGA
- a CDS encoding ABC transporter ATP-binding protein → MTALEIRDLHVRRGGIEVVHGIDLTVAAGEITALLGTNGAGKSSTVLAVAGIARDTSGSITTDGAGVRGLAPNRVRRAGIATMQEGHRVFGDISVADNLAIAALLLPRHERAEAVAEMLDLFPEMHGFADRPAGSLSGGQQQMLALATALAARPKVLVIDEMSLGLAPLVVARLVPALRAVAERGVGVLLIEQFTSVALELATSVTVLAQGLVTLRAPAAELRDHPERLSAAYRLTEQ, encoded by the coding sequence GTGACCGCGCTGGAGATCCGCGACCTGCACGTCCGCCGCGGCGGGATCGAGGTCGTGCACGGCATCGACCTCACCGTCGCCGCGGGCGAGATCACGGCGCTGCTCGGCACGAACGGCGCCGGCAAGTCGTCGACGGTGCTGGCGGTCGCCGGGATCGCCCGGGACACCAGCGGCTCGATCACGACCGACGGCGCAGGCGTACGCGGCCTCGCCCCGAACCGGGTACGCCGCGCCGGCATCGCGACGATGCAGGAGGGGCACCGCGTCTTCGGCGACATCTCGGTCGCCGACAACCTCGCGATCGCCGCGCTGCTGCTGCCGCGTCACGAACGCGCCGAGGCCGTTGCGGAGATGCTCGACCTGTTCCCCGAGATGCACGGCTTCGCCGACCGCCCGGCGGGCTCGCTGTCCGGGGGCCAGCAGCAGATGCTCGCCCTCGCCACCGCGCTCGCCGCCCGGCCGAAGGTCCTGGTGATCGACGAGATGTCGCTCGGGCTCGCGCCGCTGGTCGTCGCGCGGCTGGTGCCGGCGCTGCGCGCGGTCGCCGAGCGGGGTGTCGGCGTGCTGCTCATCGAGCAGTTCACCAGCGTCGCCCTGGAGCTCGCCACCAGCGTCACGGTGCTGGCCCAGGGCCTGGTCACCCTGCGCGCCCCGGCCGCGGAGCTGCGGGACCACCCCGAACGCCTCAGCGCGGCGTACCGCCTCACCGAGCAATGA
- a CDS encoding ABC transporter ATP-binding protein encodes MSRLTLSGITVRYGGVTPLDDVSLAFESGVCGVIGPNGAGKTTTFNVLSGFALPVTGSVDLDGDDLLAVPAHRRARWGLRRSFQQEQVVRTLTARENVLLAAEHSGSPAADVDRALDHVGLTRAHRLGAELTMFERRLVDIASCVVGSPRLVLLDEPAAGLDPAESERLLGLITRIPQEVGALVLLVDHDMDLVRAACGTVAVLDFGRRIAAGPTLEVLGSPEVRKAYLGIDEEVVPA; translated from the coding sequence ATGAGCCGGCTCACCCTGTCCGGGATCACCGTCCGGTACGGCGGCGTGACGCCGCTGGACGACGTCTCGCTGGCGTTCGAGTCCGGCGTCTGCGGGGTCATCGGCCCGAACGGCGCCGGCAAGACGACGACGTTCAACGTGTTGTCCGGCTTCGCGCTCCCGGTCACCGGTTCGGTCGACCTCGACGGCGACGACCTGCTGGCGGTCCCGGCGCACCGCCGGGCGCGCTGGGGCCTGCGCCGCTCGTTCCAGCAGGAGCAGGTGGTCCGCACGCTCACCGCGCGCGAGAACGTGCTGCTCGCCGCGGAACACAGCGGCTCCCCCGCCGCCGACGTCGACCGCGCGCTCGACCACGTGGGGCTCACCCGGGCGCACCGGCTGGGCGCGGAGCTGACGATGTTCGAACGGCGGCTGGTCGACATCGCGTCCTGCGTCGTCGGCTCGCCGCGGCTCGTGCTGCTCGACGAGCCCGCCGCCGGCCTCGACCCGGCCGAGTCCGAGCGGCTGCTCGGGCTGATCACGCGCATCCCGCAGGAGGTGGGCGCACTGGTGCTGCTCGTGGACCACGACATGGACCTGGTGCGTGCGGCGTGCGGCACGGTGGCGGTGCTCGACTTCGGCCGCCGTATCGCGGCCGGCCCGACGCTCGAGGTGCTCGGCTCCCCCGAGGTGCGCAAGGCGTACCTCGGCATCGACGAGGAGGTGGTGCCGGCGTGA
- a CDS encoding branched-chain amino acid ABC transporter permease translates to MSQVFLARADVRGALLGLAAGLVIALGLPSLPGVGAGLSLRTLTVCAIYTLAAAGVGVLYGRLGLVSIMQIGLVAVGGWAALRIYHATHLPFEVVMILAAVVTAVVGVLVGLPALRLSGLSLAIVTLMVAGALEVLVTYAGFPNGGDGFLGRVSGGTLAVIMPRPALGQSDDDFFRYVAVAVVVVLALLRWLLMARPGRTWAAIRQGEAGAVSLGVNTVAHRLFALAVTSAATGVAGALLAASSGILDPASFKAQQSVLLFATVLIGGTFSLLGAVLGGLLFYGLPQLLSTIGLDGNLVFVVLGLGLVQAITTSQAGIAGQLGGLWRRLRQPRRPRRREVAA, encoded by the coding sequence ATGAGTCAGGTCTTCCTCGCCCGGGCCGACGTCCGCGGCGCGCTCCTCGGCCTCGCGGCCGGGCTCGTCATCGCGCTGGGCCTGCCGTCCCTGCCCGGCGTTGGCGCGGGGCTCTCGCTCCGGACGCTCACGGTGTGCGCCATCTACACGCTCGCCGCCGCCGGCGTCGGTGTGCTCTACGGCCGGCTGGGCCTCGTGTCGATCATGCAGATCGGCCTGGTCGCCGTCGGCGGCTGGGCCGCACTGCGGATCTACCACGCCACGCACCTGCCGTTCGAGGTGGTCATGATCCTCGCGGCCGTGGTCACCGCGGTCGTCGGCGTGCTCGTGGGGCTGCCTGCCCTGCGCCTGTCGGGCCTGAGCCTGGCGATCGTCACCCTCATGGTCGCCGGCGCGCTGGAGGTGCTCGTCACCTACGCCGGGTTCCCCAACGGCGGCGACGGGTTCCTCGGCCGGGTGTCGGGCGGGACACTCGCGGTCATCATGCCGCGGCCCGCGCTGGGGCAGTCGGACGACGACTTCTTCCGCTACGTCGCAGTGGCCGTGGTCGTCGTCCTGGCGCTGCTGCGGTGGCTGCTCATGGCGCGGCCGGGCCGTACGTGGGCCGCGATCCGGCAGGGCGAGGCGGGCGCCGTGTCCCTGGGCGTCAACACCGTCGCCCACCGCCTGTTCGCCCTCGCGGTGACCAGCGCGGCCACCGGCGTCGCGGGCGCGCTGCTCGCCGCCAGCTCGGGGATCCTCGACCCCGCGTCGTTCAAGGCGCAGCAGTCTGTCCTGCTCTTCGCCACCGTGCTCATCGGCGGGACGTTCTCGCTCCTGGGGGCCGTGCTCGGCGGCTTGCTCTTCTACGGCCTGCCACAGCTGCTCAGCACGATCGGCCTCGACGGCAACCTCGTGTTCGTCGTCCTCGGCCTCGGGCTGGTGCAGGCGATCACGACTTCCCAGGCGGGTATCGCCGGTCAGCTGGGTGGGCTGTGGCGGCGGCTGCGACAACCACGGCGGCCACGTCGACGGGAGGTGGCGGCATGA
- a CDS encoding ABC transporter substrate-binding protein, translating to MNRILRATAALGVGALVVTLTACVPEGEPGTIQGAPSASADDLECGLGTGERATGEPIKVAAVATTSGGVDFSSSPNSAKAYFDCVNDNGGINGRPIEYEFGDDALDPTKTAQLAAGYASDESVVALVGDATFVGCDVANVEYQKAGLYSITGVGVPQACFESSNIAPVNAGPRTSALAVLQYFERQGQADTFFAIGLNTRGNGDWAADGIEKYTAEAGIDLVGNVLSDPTESNYLPLVSQIEQAGPASLVIVDPAPITASILAAAEQQDAKGDIRWACTASCYDAQFGEQIGDYWEGFVSNSELALVTSDSKDANQWRAVMDEYADADAPRDTFSQAGFLAAKIFVDTLLPLDAETLDRETVSEAVLGIRGYESDLLCAPWYYGEADEHHANHATRMAGIEAGTYVELEGCQDVADPDMADILEREQSDGLLTK from the coding sequence ATGAATCGCATCCTCAGGGCGACGGCGGCCCTCGGCGTCGGAGCACTGGTCGTCACGTTGACGGCCTGTGTGCCGGAAGGCGAGCCCGGAACCATCCAGGGCGCACCGTCGGCGTCCGCGGACGACCTCGAGTGCGGCCTCGGCACCGGCGAGAGGGCCACCGGCGAGCCCATCAAGGTGGCCGCGGTCGCCACCACGTCGGGCGGCGTCGACTTCTCGTCGTCGCCGAACTCGGCGAAGGCCTACTTCGACTGCGTCAACGACAACGGCGGCATCAACGGCCGGCCGATCGAGTACGAGTTCGGCGACGATGCCCTGGACCCGACCAAGACCGCGCAGCTGGCCGCCGGCTACGCCTCCGACGAGTCCGTCGTCGCGTTGGTCGGCGACGCGACCTTCGTCGGCTGCGACGTCGCCAACGTCGAGTACCAGAAGGCGGGTCTGTACTCGATCACCGGCGTCGGCGTGCCGCAGGCCTGCTTCGAGTCCTCGAACATCGCGCCGGTCAACGCCGGCCCACGAACCTCGGCGCTGGCCGTGCTGCAGTACTTCGAGCGGCAGGGTCAGGCCGACACGTTCTTCGCCATCGGCCTCAACACCCGGGGCAACGGCGACTGGGCCGCCGACGGCATCGAGAAGTACACCGCGGAGGCGGGCATCGACCTGGTCGGCAACGTCCTGTCGGACCCGACGGAGAGCAACTACCTGCCGCTGGTCAGCCAGATCGAGCAGGCCGGTCCCGCGAGCCTCGTCATCGTCGACCCGGCGCCCATCACGGCGTCGATCCTCGCGGCCGCCGAGCAGCAGGACGCCAAGGGCGACATCCGGTGGGCCTGCACGGCCTCCTGCTACGACGCCCAGTTCGGCGAGCAGATCGGCGACTACTGGGAGGGCTTCGTCTCCAACTCCGAGCTCGCGCTCGTGACCTCCGACAGCAAGGACGCCAACCAGTGGCGCGCCGTCATGGACGAGTACGCGGACGCCGACGCGCCGCGCGACACGTTCAGCCAGGCCGGCTTCCTCGCCGCGAAGATCTTCGTCGACACGCTGCTGCCGCTCGACGCCGAGACCCTGGACCGCGAGACCGTCTCGGAAGCCGTGCTGGGCATCCGGGGCTACGAGTCCGACCTGCTCTGCGCCCCCTGGTACTACGGCGAGGCCGACGAGCACCACGCCAACCACGCGACGCGGATGGCCGGGATCGAGGCCGGCACCTACGTCGAGCTCGAGGGCTGCCAGGACGTCGCCGACCCCGACATGGCCGACATCCTGGAGCGGGAGCAGTCCGACGGACTGCTCACCAAGTAG